A segment of the Myripristis murdjan chromosome 20, fMyrMur1.1, whole genome shotgun sequence genome:
GAAGTAGAAGAACAACAATTGTCTTAATATTAGAATAATGTATCATCTGTCTCTTCTGATGAATGAGGAATCCCAGTCCCAAACAAAACCTCTTCAAAGGCAAGATTAGCTAATGTGGCAAACATTTTGCTTCTTATAACGCATATGTTTTTGAAGGCAGAGGAAGATAATTCAAGAAAGTGAAGTAATGACGCCACAGAGTTACAGTTTGGCAACCAGAcagatattattttttgtttttattttgttttgttttgttttcctgtggaACAAATGTATGATTTTGGGAAAGTAGAGGTATTAAAGCTGGAAACAAATGGTTTATTTTAATACTATATCATGATAAATTAAATGGGCATGTTGTTATTACTCTAGGAGGAAGCAGAAACTAACGGTGAGAAGACTGAAGAGGGGTCCAAACATCACAGCAGTGGTGGTAAACACAAGAGGAAGAAACACAAGCACCGGAGtaagcacaaaaaacacaagcatgccTCTGATGAAGACAAGGACCGCAAACGCAAGCAtcgacacaaacacaggaaacacaaacgCAAGGAGggctctcctccctctggtGCTGTCATCTTTGGCTCCTCTAGCCACAGAAAGACTGAatcttctccttcctctggaAATCCCAGTCTGGATGACAGGGCCTTGCTAGAGGATTTGGAGAAACAGAGGGCCATGATCAAAGCTGAGTTGGACAGCCAGTTGATGGAGGGCAAGGTGCAGTCAGGCATGGGTTTGATCCTTCAGGGTTATAACTCTGGatcagaggaggatggagatgcTCGGGTCAGAAATGGAGAGCAGCGCCAAAGGGGCAGCTCAGGTAAGCCCATATCTCCCAGGGCAGGAAGAAGTGGCAAATCCAGACGGGACTCAACAGAGGTCAGTAAGTCCAGTTCCAAGCGTCACAGTCGGAGTAGGTCTAAGGAGAAGCCAGCCAAGGAGTCTAAGCCGGATAAGGTGACCAAAAGCAGCAAAGATGCAGCTGTTAAAGACAAAGGCCACGCTAGGAGCCGGTCAAGAGACAGAAAGCGTTCACGTAGCGCTGACAGGTCCAAAGAGAGAAGCAGGAAGTCCAACTCTCCCTCCAGCAGGAGAGCTGAGCAGAGAGGTAGTCGCTCTGAAAAACGTTCCTCTCCGCAGCCTGATGACAGACCAAACCAGGAAAGAGCCAGCCGCAGGTCCAGATCACCTGGACGGGAGCGGCCAAGTCGCTCAGACGCTGACCGGGACAAGCGGCCAGCCAAGTCTCCATCCAAGGATGCTTCATCAGGCAAGGAGAACCGTTCCCCCCATAGACGAGCGCCTCACAGCTCCCCGAGGAGGCGCAGTGCTTCCCCCCGCCATAAAGATGCCCATCAGTCCTCTGTCAGTGCCTCAGACAGGGCATCGAAGCAGAGCCATTCTCCTTCTAGAACAAGGTCTCCCAGGAGGGGACGCAGCCGCTCACCAGACACCAGGAGGAGGGATGCTGACAGGCAGGAGTCACCACTGAGGTTTGTGAATagttttttgatgttttttaacTTCTCGCACAGTACAATTTATCTGAATCTGACAGTGCAACTAAAGGCCATACACAAGTACTTCAGGAATACAAGCAATTTAAAGTAGAGTGATAAGTTGACTGATCCTTAGGAAAGTTCAAAGATCCAAAATCTTGTTGCCTTTTGCTGATTATGTTTCATTCAccccatgtttttttaattttcttgtgCAAAATAGTTACTTCCTCTTATCGGTTTCATCACCGACTTCCTGTTTGTATGTTCTGTGGACAGTTAGGGCATGGTAATCAATTATTGAATTTTCTGCAGTCTAGATTACAATTTAATTGGGTGTTAATATGAGTCTTCAAATGTGACAGACTTATATTAATATTACAGTGTAGAATGTCCAGTTCAGCCTGTCTGATGTCTCTGTAGGAAGCGCTTGCGCGCCGATGTAGGGCCAGGCAGAGACCGGTCACGAGACACCAGCCCCAGATCATCCTCTCGCCGCAGGATGAGTCGCTCGCCTCTAAGACGGAGGTCTCCATCACCACGACGTCACTCCCGCTCCTCCCCCCGCAGGCGGAGCAGGTCTCCGCTGAGACACAGGTGAGGGCCGCTCACATCCTTCTGAACCAtgatgaggctctgctgatCTAAGCATTTAGTTGTTATATCTTAAGTGTAACGTGAGAGCTTGTGTTTGGCTCATTCAGATTGGCTcacttcaagttcaagttcaagatttattcgtcacatgcatgaatgtacgggtacagcagcagtgaaatgtaattgcaacaactccggcactgtgcaagtaaaaatagataaaataaaatagtttaaaaataaaataaagataaaatagaaagtatatataacattcctatatacaatgtacaataagtacaaacTTCCACACAAGAGCAGATTATAGCACACAAGAGTGTTTGCCACCACGCTGTGACACAGGCTAGATAGTTGCTAAGTTACTGTACTAATGGGCAAAGATGGCCACAACTGTCAAAAAGTTCTGTGTAGAACCTCTTTGAGATGATGGGGGCCTATCCAGCAATCAGTGGCTGGCTGTGTCATCAGACAAAGTGAGTTTGATGTAAGGCTTCCCATCCGGTTTGCTGAGGTAGGCATCCTGTAGTTCCCCATAAATATCGAATAGCATTTTTGCTTGAAATGCCCATCCTAATACCCAATCCCACTCAAAAGTGTCAGTGTCTAGCTTTTCTTATCAGAGCTGAAAGCCCAACTCAAACCAACCGCCTCCAGTTAGGCAACCCATCAGAGCAACGGTAGAATAAAATCAATGCCCACAGCAAACAGCCTGCTCTTTACAATGGAGACACTCAGAGGGTTGAACACACACTAACCATTTTAGAGGTTTTTTCCCTTACTATAGACTTGATAAACACCTTTTTTACACCACAGGGGAAGGTGtgaatttgccaaaaaatagtaaaatatgaGGCCTTTTACGGGACTTTAAACTTATACTTTTGACCAGTTAATAAACTCTAATTTAAACACTTTAACATTTGTGCCCTGCAGGTCTGGGGAGAGGGACAGATATGGAAGGCTCAGACAGTACCGACGCTCAATTTCCCGGGAtcgggagaggaagagaaggcgCAGCAGAGATGAGGACAAGTTCAAGGGCAGCCTTTCAGAGGGCATGAAGGCTGACCAGGAGTCCTCAGAGGAAGAAGTGTGAGTAAAAGATAACACTGATGCCTGTTTCCCCACAGAATGTACTGTAATGTACTTCCATGTGTCTCTAGGAATAAGAAAATAATTGTGGTAACATTGAAATAACAGATTTGCTATGCTGAGCAATGAGGCACATGTTTGTAGAGCCTAGCAAAATTAGACTAATATTTAACCAGCACTTAAGCTCTTGCCACCTTTCCTaaggcctctgtgtgtgtgtgtgtgtgtgtgtgtgtgtgtgtgtgtgtgtgtgtgtgtgtgtgtgtgtgtgtgtgtgtgtgtgtgtgtgtgtgtgtgtgtgtgtgtgtaggttggACGACTTTGATGGTGAGGAAGTAGATGAAGAGGCTCTCATTGAACAGCGCCGCCAGCAGCGCATGGCCATTGTCCAGGTGAGTTCACACCGTTGCTGAtttaaaaatctgttgtttttatagCCATGTTAGCTCAGTATCAGCAGTGAATATAAACTGATTTAATATTCCTAGTGTAGTGGTCTGCCATTTCAGAAACACGTACATGGCTATATGTACATGACTTTTTACGTTTGAGATGTATTGTCACGGTCACACTGTTCCTACTGCAATGCAGAAATATAAGGTGGGGAATGAGGATACCAACATGGTGTCAGAGCCCAGCAGCCCTCAGAGCAGCACACGCAGCCGTTCGCCCTCACCCGACGACATCTTGGAGCGAGTAGCCGCAGATGTCAAGGAGTACGAGCGTGAGAACCTCAACACCTTTGAGGCCAACATCAAAGCCAAGCACAACCTCATTGCCCAGGAGAAAGAGGGTAAGCTCCTGCTCAGGATTATCATGTCTGTTGGCATACAAGGCCAACTGAATGAACAACAGCTGTGGTCTCTGTCGTCGGGCTGGGTGATGTGTAATCATGTCACATTTACAGactactttctttcttttatgtgAAACATGAACACAATCCAGAAAATTAATAATCGGCATTATGCTGATCTGGCACAGCCAGACCTTCTCCATTCTTGCCACATTATCTCTGTGTTAAATTGATAGTTATTTTGTTAAACGTTTTTAATATTAAGGGAAAAACTGTCTAtgcatattctcattcatccaggtcataggcatctcagggaaattgaatcaggtcaactggacttagttatatgtcttATATATCTCATATGTcctgattcagtttccttgagatataattattattactgttttattgccCTGCTGTGTCTCTGAGAGTCAGTCAGGTTAGCCTGGGAATGTGGTGGTGACAGGCAAGATATGTGTCAAATAGCAAACAGTGCATGTGCAGTTAATTAAGCACTTTTCATATGtaatttgtgtgtctgtttttagtATTATGGTAAGGCGAAAAACATGCATATGTATGAGAAAGAGACAATGCATTTAAAGTATACATGAATATTCCAGTTAGTGTCTTTGCTTCATAGTTGACGTGCACATGGAAATCAGCAGCCTGAACATGTACGAAATTGGAGCTTTTGCAAGAACCAGTTGGCCTcagctgacatttttgtttgtacCATCCACAGCAAATGGGCTTTCGTGCTGAACTAGTCATGATAGGGTTGGAAAATGCCCTGTGGAATTGGCATTTCCACCTGGAATGTGTTACCCTTCCAAAGTATTTTCACACGAGCAATCTCGATCAGGTACAACTTGCACTATACACTTAAATGTAAGAGGAATGGATCAGCTCCTTTTTGGGGATGCTCTGGTGTAATTCACCAAGAGAATTGTGTACTATGTCCCAGAAAGAACACTGTTTGGGGCAAGTCCTTAAAGTGGTTCCAGATATGCCGTCTGTGGCAGATTTGGGGTTGGATTGACCCAGCTAGCTTGAGAATGTTGTTGTCCTTCCTTCCCCCAGAAAGTCAGCCATCACTGGAGcttttgaaatgtgtgtataGAGAGGATATGTGGGGCAGTTCAATTGCTCTAAAGCATCATTGAAGAGCACGGCTCTCTGTCAGTGTGATTGAGACCAGAAATTGAACAACAGTGAATTCAAAAGCTTTCAAGAGTAAGACACATTGCTGTCAGGCCTAGGTAATAATTTTGAGTGATCAGTTCACGCTATTAATTAATAAGGCCATGTACTGGCAGGGAAATTGTATGGTTTCTATTTGGTAGGTATTGTAGttcagtctttgtttttatttttttctgtccaatATGTTAAATGTGTAGCAGATATGGAGGAGGAAAACTTTGAACTTATAGGAACATCCCACCATAATGTTAAATGGGTAGACTGGCCAAAGGCTAACTTTCCCCATTCCAGGAGCCCATGACTGAGTGTTGGACTCCTGCTGTGAGTGCGCACATTCCCAGCAAATAAAATGTTGTGGCTCTCTTCTTTGAGGTTTACATCAGTTGTCTCATGTGACTTGGGGTAAAAAACTGACAATGGTAAGCAGTGGCTTGATTTGTGTGCCAAATG
Coding sequences within it:
- the prpf4bb gene encoding pre-mRNA processing factor 4Bb; the encoded protein is MADVEMDIASRRMNYGNEHVKQDLESHERSGNEDSGDVSEEEEEEEEEAETNGEKTEEGSKHHSSGGKHKRKKHKHRSKHKKHKHASDEDKDRKRKHRHKHRKHKRKEGSPPSGAVIFGSSSHRKTESSPSSGNPSLDDRALLEDLEKQRAMIKAELDSQLMEGKVQSGMGLILQGYNSGSEEDGDARVRNGEQRQRGSSGKPISPRAGRSGKSRRDSTEVSKSSSKRHSRSRSKEKPAKESKPDKVTKSSKDAAVKDKGHARSRSRDRKRSRSADRSKERSRKSNSPSSRRAEQRGSRSEKRSSPQPDDRPNQERASRRSRSPGRERPSRSDADRDKRPAKSPSKDASSGKENRSPHRRAPHSSPRRRSASPRHKDAHQSSVSASDRASKQSHSPSRTRSPRRGRSRSPDTRRRDADRQESPLRKRLRADVGPGRDRSRDTSPRSSSRRRMSRSPLRRRSPSPRRHSRSSPRRRSRSPLRHRSGERDRYGRLRQYRRSISRDRERKRRRSRDEDKFKGSLSEGMKADQESSEEEVLDDFDGEEVDEEALIEQRRQQRMAIVQKYKVGNEDTNMVSEPSSPQSSTRSRSPSPDDILERVAADVKEYERENLNTFEANIKAKHNLIAQEKEGANPKKPSAPDMFTESDDMFAADFDSARMRAAGVGKDFKENPNLRDNWTDAEGYYRVNIGETLDKRYDVYGYTGQGVFSNVIRARDTARAGQEVAVKIIRNNELMQKTGLKELEFLKKLNDADPDDKFHCLRLFRHFYHKQHLCLVFEPLSMNLREVLKKYGKDVGLHIKAVRSYSQQLFLALKLLKRCNILHADIKPDNILVNESKTILKLCDFGSASHVADNDITPYLVSRFYRAPEIIIGKPYDYGIDMWSVGCTLYELYTGKILFPGSSNNHMIKLAMDLKGKMPNKMIRKGLFKDQHFDQNLNFLYIEVDKVTEREKVTVMSTINPTKDLLADMVGGQRLPEDQRKKVMQLKDLLDGTLMLDPAKRISINQALQHPFIQEKI